tttggagttggtggagcAGATTTGTCAGACTGgaatcaaaaacttgacgTTGCATTGTCGGACCCGCTCCATGCGGAACCGTGAAGAGCCTCTCCATGACTACGTTCCcgaaatcatcaagatcACAAAAAAGTATAACATTAGCTTCATCATTAACGGTAACTTGCGCAATCGGTTGGACTTTTTCGAATTGCAACAAAGATACGGGCCGGAAGTGGGAGGTATGGTGGCAGAGGGTGCTGAGGCCAATCCCTCAGTGTTCAGCATCAATCCTGTACCCTGGAACGAGATTATCTTGGAGTTTTTGCAAATTTGTTTCAAGTTTGAGAATCATCcctccaacaccaagtaTATTCTTTTGAACCAAATTCCTTCCAAGTCAAAATACTACCAGAAGTTTGCCCGAATGAAGACCAACTTGGACATGCtcaatttggccaaggAACTCCAAGTAGACAAGGACGAACCACTTAATGGAAAAATCAAATTTAGGCATTTGCAGAAAGAACGGCTTCAAACTATTGAGCAGTACAGTGCTTGGAAAAAGGAGGTGATATCCAAACTTTCTCAGGATATAGAGAACGTTTCTTTGGGCCCCATTGACTTCACCAAGGAGTTTTCCGATGTCGGAGTCGAGTCGAGTGAAGAAACTGTGGAATCCAAGTCTCACGTCACCGACACCAACACTTCCACCACAAAGATCACCACAAAGAGAAGACTCTCTCTTGACAACACATTACCTCACAAGACCCTTAAGTCTACCTAGATAACGATTAATGTACAAAATTTTGCTATACACAAGATTGGTTTATGCTATTTACCCTCTTCCCCTACTGTAAAACTCTCTTAATTCCACACCATGCACCTGCAGCAGCAGCCATGATCACGGTGGAGTATCCCATGGGTCTCACACCTGCACTACTTCTGAAGAGAGCACCAGCCAAAGCACCGGCTGCCACTGAGTTCAAATCATCGTGTTTGCCTCTGACAGCGTCCAACGAAGAATCAATCAAATTATACGTCAACGCCAACACCCCAGCCGAGTTCCCCAAGAAGGGGCCTCTCTTGGTGATGTGATTCAACACtgtgttcaacttcaatctGGAAGACGAGTTGGCAGGTAAATTCTGCAatccttcttgaaatccATAAGCACCTCCAACTCCCAAACCCAACAAGTACACGGCCCCGGTTCCGTAACACAAGTCGTCGGTCCAGTTTCTGGAAGGAATCAACCCTTGGGCGCCTTCCACCGTGTTTaattgttcttcttccaaatccaagtaTTCGATACCTCTATCCAAGCCGGCCAAAGGATGTAACTTCTGCGAGTCAAAGAGACCTGGCTGACCCAAGAAGGAGCTGATGTTGCTGACTTCTTTGGCGTCGAAACCTAACGTGCTGCTCTCTccttgatgttcttgtgtttgtggcGATCCTCCTAATAACCAGTTCATGTTTGCCTTTTGTATCGGTATAGTCgatgaaaatttttaaAAGTGCGAGGGTGGATTTGAAGCTTGGTTACCCGGCTGCTCTATGAacatttgcagccatggGAACAGTATTTTACAATTACCGAATTGGAAAGTGGTGTTTCGGTGGAAGTGGGGCTGCTGTGAACATAGCTTACATGGATTATATGCTGGCTCTTCAGTGCGGTGGCACAATCTTGTTTCTGTTATGGTGTGTTGGTATGCTCTGCTACTGATGATTTAAACGAGCGTGAGGGTAGTTTTGCTTACCAGAATGACTTTCCAGTACATCAAT
Above is a window of Yamadazyma tenuis chromosome 1, complete sequence DNA encoding:
- the dus2 gene encoding tRNA-dihydrouridine synthase 2 (EggNog:ENOG503NU4X; BUSCO:EOG092628FW; COG:J), giving the protein MNYTGKFVLAPMVRSGELPTRLLALRHGADLVWSPEIVDKKLLTCTRSYNSKLNTTEFREPNGRIALSTYKPSEAGKLIFQMGSSSPELAVKAGLMVINDVDGIDLNCGCPKNFSVHSGMGAALLSTPTLLCDILKSLVQKVGDPNNKPISCKIRLLGDLPSTLELVEQICQTGIKNLTLHCRTRSMRNREEPLHDYVPEIIKITKKYNISFIINGNLRNRLDFFELQQRYGPEVGGMVAEGAEANPSVFSINPVPWNEIILEFLQICFKFENHPSNTKYILLNQIPSKSKYYQKFARMKTNLDMLNLAKELQVDKDEPLNGKIKFRHLQKERLQTIEQYSAWKKEVISKLSQDIENVSLGPIDFTKEFSDVGVESSEETVESKSHVTDTNTSTTKITTKRRLSLDNTLPHKTLKST
- the TIM23 gene encoding Mitochondrial import inner membrane translocase subunit tim23 (COG:U; BUSCO:EOG09264NC7; EggNog:ENOG503NW8D), with the translated sequence MNWLLGGSPQTQEHQGESSTLGFDAKEVSNISSFLGQPGLFDSQKLHPLAGLDRGIEYLDLEEEQLNTVEGAQGLIPSRNWTDDLCYGTGAVYLLGLGVGGAYGFQEGLQNLPANSSSRLKLNTVLNHITKRGPFLGNSAGVLALTYNLIDSSLDAVRGKHDDLNSVAAGALAGALFRSSAGVRPMGYSTVIMAAAAGAWCGIKRVLQ